The following proteins come from a genomic window of Ovis canadensis isolate MfBH-ARS-UI-01 breed Bighorn chromosome 22, ARS-UI_OviCan_v2, whole genome shotgun sequence:
- the FAM24A gene encoding protein FAM24A — MFDLEIMIAIGSALLITAFVLIGVVICLYYKVANTLNAAKTPIATTVTCRDQDKVTEAVTSTPESYPSFQCCEECNLPANFDPLTSCFCDINKGLNTE; from the exons ATGTTTGACCTCGAGATCATGATCGCCATTGGGAGCGCCTTACTGATTACAGCTTTCGTGCTCATAGGTGTCGTCATCTGTCTTTACTACAAAGTAGCCAACACGTTAAA TGCTGCAAAGACACCCATCGCTACGACCGTTACCTGTAGAGATCAAGATAAGGTCACCGAGGCTGTAACCTCCACCCCCGAGTCTTACCCCAGCTTCCAGTGCTGTGAAGAATGTAACTTGCCTGCCAACTTTGATCCCCTGACATCGTGCTTCTGTGACATAAACAAGGGACTCAATACAGAATGA